The nucleotide sequence ACAACGTCATTCCCGTGGACACGGACAAAAACCACCGGATCGACATCAACGCCCTGGAGCAGACCATTTCACGCATCCGCTCCGAGTCGCCCAAAACCTGCATTCTTGCAGCCGTGGGCATTGCCGGGGCAACCGAGACCGGCACCGTGGATCCCCTGGGTCCCATGGCAGACGTGTGCCGGCGCCACAATATTCATTTTCACGTGGATGCCGCCTGGGGTGGGCCCACCCTGCTGTCGGAAAAATACAAGCACCTGCTGGCCGGCATTGAAAAAAGCGATTCCGTGACCATTGACGGGCACAAGCAGTTTTACATGCCCATGAGCTGCGGGATGGTTTATTTCAGAGATCCGGAACTGCTCGATGTTATTGAGTACCATGCCAATTACGTCAACCGCCGGGGATCGGTGGATCTGGGCATCAAGTCGCTTTCCGGCTCCAGGGAGGCCAACAGCCTGATTCTGGATTCAGCCTTAAAAATCATGGGATCCCAGGGTTATGCCCTGCTCATTGACCACGGAATCCAAACCGCTGCAGCATTTGCAGACGAAATTAAAAGCCGGCCGGATTTTGAACTGGTCACCCGCCCGGTATTAAACATTCTCACCTACCGGTACTGCCCGCAAAAAATCCAGCAAGCCCTCAAGCGCGAAAACCAGGACCGCAGGTGCAGCCTCAACAGTGAGATCAACCGGGTCAACCGGGACCTGCAGCGGCTGCAGCGGGAGGCAGGATACAGTTTTGTCTCGCGCACCACCCTACAGGGAGATCCGGCATGCGGTGAGAACCTGGTGGTCCTGCGGGCGGTGATCATGAACCCCATGACCGACATGAAAATTCTCCGGGAAATATTAGACGAGCAGCAAAACATTGCCGCCCGCTTCTGTGCCCCGGACCTGCCGGCGGTATAAAAACGGATCAGACAACCGGCCGGTTTCAGGCTGTGGCTGCCTTGCGCCCCAATTCAAAGGCTTTCAGGTTGGTTTCTGCAAACGCCTGCCGGGTCACCGCCCCGATGGCATCTTTGAGGCTCTGCTCGTTTAGCGGAATCAGGTTTGTTGCGCTAAGCGCCCCGAGCAGCACCATGTTCACCGAAAGCACGTTTCCGGCCTTCCGGGCCAGGGCGGCGGCATCCAGGGAAATCAGCCGGGCGCACTTGGAAGCGATCAGGCGCTGGATATCATCGAGATCCGGATAAACGCCTTTTCCAATGGCTGCGGTAAAGGGCTGCAGGGCGGCTGTGTTGATGATCACCGTGGTGTCGGCGTTGCATTTTTTCAGCGCGCGCAGGGATTCAGCCGGCTCAAAGCCCACCAGGATATCGGCCTCACCGTCGGAAATAATAGGGCTTTGCGCATCTCCGAAAACCAGGGCGGATTCCACCACCCCGCCGCGCTGGGCCATACCGTGGATTTCACTCATGCGCACGGGCACCTGCGAGCGCCGGGCGGCTTCCCCAAGCACGCGGGAAGCCAGCAAATTGCCCTGACCGCCCACGGCCACGATGATCAGTCGGGTTACATCCATTATTTTTTCTCCTTGACGGGCACAATGGCATTTTCCGGGCATACCTGGGCGCAGACCGAACAACCCGTGCATATGGACGCATCAATGCAGACCCGGTCGTTTTCCATATAAAAGGCCGGGCAGGCCAGGTCATTTATACAATTGCGGTGATTGGCGCATTTCTGCGGATCCACCCGAAAGGGGCGTCCGGTTTCCTTCTTCAGGCTCCGGGCCTGCAAAACGCAGTCCTGTTGGGCAATGACAACCGAGACCCCCTCAAATGCAATGGCTTCTTTAAGGGCGGCCACGCTTTTTTTGACATTATAGGGACGGATCACGCTGACATGGGGCACGCCGATTCCCTTGACCAGTGACTCAATGGAGACCCGGCCGTAACCCTCCTGGCCCAGGTTGCTCATGTCCACGCCCGGATGGGGCTGATGGCCGGTCATGGCCGTGGTGTGATTATCCAAAATTACCAGGGTCATATCATGGTTGTTGAAAACCGCGTTGATCAGACCCGGAATACCGGAGTGGAAAAACGTGGAATCACCGATATAGGAGATGACCTTATCATCGAGAACCTGGGAAAACCCGCATCCCGTGCCCACAGACGAGCCCATGCAAATGAGAAAATCGCCGGCTGACAGCGGGGGCATAAACCCCAGGGTGTAGCAGCCGATATCATTGGGCTTGACCGTGGCCATGCCTTCGGTGGCCTTGTTGACCGCATAAAAGGTGGCCCGGTGCGAGCAGCCCGCACACAGGTTGGGCGGCCGCTGAGGGATTTCCGGCACGTCGGAGAGATCCAGGGGCACGGCCGGCTCCAGGGCCACATCAAACCAGGCGGCAATTTTTTCGCGCACCATGGCCGGATCATATTCAAAAAGCCGGGAAAACAGTTGCGGGGCCTTACCGCCGATGGGCAGGATCAGGCCCGCTTCCTGGGCCAGGGCGCGGATGGTCTCTTCCATGTAGGGCTCGCCTTCTTCCACCACAAGGACTTTTTCACACCCCTGGAGAAACGCCTTTAGCTTTTCACCGGGCATGGGATGGGAAAAGCCCACGCGGAAAATCCGGGTTTGGTCTTCAATGCCCAGGTCCCTGACCGCATCGGCCACGTAATTGTAACTCACCCCGTTGACCACAATTCCCCAGGGGCCCTTTCCATGGATAAAATTGTATTTGGACTCACAGGACAAGACCTCTGCCTGATCCAGGCGCTTTAGCAGCCGCACGTGCAGGTTGCGCGACACGGCCGGCACGGTCACCAAATGAAACGGATCCTTGACAAAGTTTCCCTTTGTTTTGGGCGGGATGATCTCACCGAGCAACACCGGTCCGGTGGAGTGGTTGATCCGGGTGGTGGTGCGCACGATCACCGGCTCCTGTAGGGTTTCGGACAATTCAAATGCATATGGCATGATCTGCCGGACCTCATCCACGCTGGAGGGCTCCAGGATGGGAAGACCCGAGAGCTTGCCGTAATACCGGTTGTCCTGCTCGTTCTGGGAGGAAAACATGTAGGGGTCATCTGCGCAAAGAATCACCAGGCCCGCCTTTACCCCCACGTAGGCCAGGGTCATCATGGCATCTGCTGCCACGTTCATGCCCACATGCTTCATGATGCACATGCTCCGGACCCCTGAATTGGCAGCCGCTGCGGTGACTTCCAGGGCCACTTTCTCATTGGTGCTGTATTCGAAATACAGGTCGCTTTGCTTTGCCATCTGGAAAAAATTGGCCGAAATTTCCGAGGAGGGCGTTCCCGGGTATGTGGCGGCAAAGGCCAGCCCCGCTTCCACTGCACCCCGGGCGATGGCCTCGTTGCCCAGAAGCATCAGCGTTTCTCCGGCATTGTCCTGCAGCAGCTTGTGCATAAGCCGTATTCCTTTACTATACTGGGTTTGATTTTTTCACGTTCCGGGTTAAATTGTAGAAAGTTCTATAACATGGAAAAACCCGGTGTAAAACATTTTTCGTTGACTTGTGAAGGCCGGTGGCGGTCGCTTTATCAAAGGGGTTTACAATCAAAAACAGATCCAGTATAAAAAAGGTTTATTTCCTGACACTTCCAGCCGCCGGAACATTTGGAAATCTGACTGGATCATCCTGTTTTACAGTTTTTTATTACAAAATCTGAGGCGCATATGGACGAACGAACCACCCTGGTGATAGCCACCCGGAATTCGGGAAAAACCCGTGAAATACGAGAACTGCTGGCCGGATATCCGGTGACCGTAAAAAATCTCGACGATTTCGGCCCGATTCCGGAAATCGATGAAGATGGCGAAACCTTTGACGACAACGCCTATAAAAAGGCCTCCTTTGCCTCCCGGGTGCTGGGACTGCCAACCCTGGCAGATGATTCAGGCCTGTGCGTCAATGCCCTGGGCGGGCAGCCGGGAGTGCACTCGGCCCGGTTTGCCGGCGCTGATGCCACGGACGCGGAAAAATGCCGGAAATTGCTGGAAATGATGGAAAACCAGCAGGACCGGAGCGCGGCGTTTGTTTGCGTGATCTCCATTGCCGTGCCCACGGGTGCAGCCCTTACCTACGAAGGCCGTTGCGAGGGGCAGATCCTCCGGGAGCCGGCCGGGCAAAACGGATTTGGCTATGATCCGGTATTTTATTACCCGCCTTTGGACAAATCCTTTGCCCGGCTTCCGGCTGCGGAGAAAAACCGGGTCAGCCACAGGGGCCGGGCTCTTGCCGAAATTTGCGCGGAAATGGACAAGATACTCAAATGGATCGATCTGCAGATGCCGGTGCCGGAAAAGTTTACCTGCGGGCCTGCGGATGAGTCCACAATCACTTAAACAGGGCAGGTAACTCCATGGCCATTGAAACCTTAAACCAGATGATCGCCACCCATCCCGAGGTTTTGCGCAATTTAAAACGGGCCCAGATTACCCGTTATGCCGTGGACCAGCGGGAAGGGCTGGTGTTGCCCTGCGGAGCGCTGTCCACATGGACCCCGCCGGAATCAACGGGCCGTTCTCCGAAAGACACAGTGATCGTGCGCTATCCGGAGCTGGAAGAGCATATTGACTGGACCTCTCCCAACAATTTGTCCATTGATCCGGAAACCTTTCACCGCCTCTGGATTGATGCGCTCACCGTGCTGTGGAAAAAACCCCGGGTTTATGTCACCGACCGGGTCATCGGGGCGGATCCCCAGTATGCCATGCCGGTGCAGACGGTTACGGATTTTGCCTTAACCAGTCTGTTTACCATGAACATGTTCCGGCCCGTGCCTTCAAAAATCGATAAAAGCCTGTTTGCAGACAAGCCCTTTACCCTGCTGGTGGCCCCTTATGACAAAATCGACACCTCCAGGTATGAAGGCCGGCTCAGAAAACGCGAAGACGGCACCACATCGGACATGATCATTGCCATGGATTTCAAAAACCGGCTTGGACTGGTATACGGATCAGCCTACTGCGGCAGCGCCAAAAAGCTCATGTTTACAGCCATGAACTATTACCTGCCCCATGAAAACATTCTGCCCCTGCACTGCTCAGCCAATGAGGACCACCAGGGCAACGTCTCTTTGTTTCTGGGCCTTTCCGGGACCGGCAAAACCACCCTGTCGGCGGACAAAAACCGGTCTTTGATCGGCGATGACGAGCACGGATGGGATGAAAACGGGATCGCCAATTTTGAGCACGGCTGTTATGCAAAGCTTATTGACCTGGAGCCGGAAAAAGAACCTGAAATCTACAAAGCCGTGTTTTCCCACCGGGAAATAGAGGAAAACGGGGTGATCATTGAAAACTGCATGACCTATCCCAACGGGACCGTGGACCAGTTTGACGCCCGCCTGACCCAAAACAGCCGGGTGTCCTATCCGCTGCGGTATCTGAGCAACGTCAAGATCAAGGGCACGGGCCGGCATCCGTCCACCATCATTTTTTTAACCGCTGATGCCAACGGGGTGCTGCCCCCCATTTCCAGGCTCAATGCCGAGCAGACCATGCTCTGGTTTCTCATGGGATACACCAGCAAGCTGGCCGGAACGGAAACCGGCATCAAGGAACCCCAAACCACGTTTTCCAGGTTTTTCGGCCAGCCGTTTATGGCCAACAAGCCTTCATATTACGCCAACCTGCTCGGCCGGAAAATGAAGCAGCACAAGACCCGGGTGTTTCTGGTCAATACCGGCTGGAGCGGCGGGCCCTATGGGACCGGTTCGCGCATTGACATCACCCAGACGCGCGCCATGCTGGATGCGGCCATGGAAGGCCAACTGGACAATGTGTCTTACACGGAAAACAAACGCTTCCACCTGAGCGTGCCCGACTCCTGCCCGGGTGTGAATGCGGAGATCCTGCATCCGGAAAACACCTGGTCTGACAAAAACGCCTTTGAGCAGCGGGCCGAAGCACTGGCCCGGGAATTTTCGGATTATTTTGACCAGGCCTATTCAAACGCAGATATTGATCCTGCGGTTCGGGTCCAGTGCCCGGGTAAGTAAGGCCTCCTGAGTTTATTTATCCGCAAACAGAATTGATTTTTGAAAATGACAAGTTCAGAACCCGAAGATACACAGATCCGCTCGGCCCACCAGCAGCGCATGGCCCGTCTGGCTGCAGACAAACAGCGCATTTTAAAGCAGCCACCGGAAAAGGCCTTAGATGAAATCCTGGATCACCCCCAGGCCACTGCCCTGGTTCACTCCATGGCAGAAGAGGATATGTATTTTCTGGTCCATGAAATCGGGGCGGAAGACGCCATGGAACTGCTGTCCCTGGCTTCCAACCGGCAATGGGAATACCTGCTGGACCTGGAAATCTGGAACCGGGACCGGATCAACCCCCAGGCCCTGGGCCACTGGATGAGCCTGCTGTCCCGGGCCGATCTCCCGCGGTTTCACCAGTGGGCCGCGTCAGAGAAATATGACCTGTTGGAATACTATCTCCATGAGGCCCTTGAGATCCGAATCCCGGAGGAAAACGAAGACCCGGGCGATTTTCCGGACGGTTTTTTCACGCATGACGGGGTTTTTTACATCAGCATCCAGGAAGGATTTTTAAACGCCATTGAAGACGAAGACGACCGGGAAGAGCGCCAGCAGCTCATTCACCAGCTTCTTCGCCACCTTGCAGACGAGGACCTGCAGACCTACCAGGCCACCCTGCTTCGCAGCGTCAACGTCATGGAGGCAGAAAGCCAGGAAGAAGCCCTGCGGTTTCGCAATGTTCGTCTGGCTGAAAAAGGATTTCTGCCGTTTGAGGAAGCCGTTGGTGTATATGCCCCCATGCGGCCGGAATCGGTTCGCAAGCGCCCGGCACGGACACCGGATACGGCATCT is from Desulfosalsimonas propionicica and encodes:
- a CDS encoding XTP/dITP diphosphatase, with amino-acid sequence MDERTTLVIATRNSGKTREIRELLAGYPVTVKNLDDFGPIPEIDEDGETFDDNAYKKASFASRVLGLPTLADDSGLCVNALGGQPGVHSARFAGADATDAEKCRKLLEMMENQQDRSAAFVCVISIAVPTGAALTYEGRCEGQILREPAGQNGFGYDPVFYYPPLDKSFARLPAAEKNRVSHRGRALAEICAEMDKILKWIDLQMPVPEKFTCGPADESTIT
- the panP gene encoding pyridoxal-dependent aspartate 1-decarboxylase PanP; amino-acid sequence: MAANAPPPPPKKDLVADWQRLARVFIRPEDDDSRATLIKYMERILFGLHDFLKRHVGITEARSLRELSQNYMRTDISEEPEKKLADVIACLINETAPHAVNVASPYFVGHMTSAIPFFMVHLKTIVAALNQNVVKLETSKVVSVIEKQVIAKIHRLIYDFEEDFYLAHVQNTETTLGVFTEGGTTANLTALWVARNAKFAAKNEFSGIENQGIAAAYQAYGVDRCVILASRLVHYSLRKSAGILGIGNNNVIPVDTDKNHRIDINALEQTISRIRSESPKTCILAAVGIAGATETGTVDPLGPMADVCRRHNIHFHVDAAWGGPTLLSEKYKHLLAGIEKSDSVTIDGHKQFYMPMSCGMVYFRDPELLDVIEYHANYVNRRGSVDLGIKSLSGSREANSLILDSALKIMGSQGYALLIDHGIQTAAAFADEIKSRPDFELVTRPVLNILTYRYCPQKIQQALKRENQDRRCSLNSEINRVNRDLQRLQREAGYSFVSRTTLQGDPACGENLVVLRAVIMNPMTDMKILREILDEQQNIAARFCAPDLPAV
- the iorA gene encoding indolepyruvate ferredoxin oxidoreductase subunit alpha; its protein translation is MHKLLQDNAGETLMLLGNEAIARGAVEAGLAFAATYPGTPSSEISANFFQMAKQSDLYFEYSTNEKVALEVTAAAANSGVRSMCIMKHVGMNVAADAMMTLAYVGVKAGLVILCADDPYMFSSQNEQDNRYYGKLSGLPILEPSSVDEVRQIMPYAFELSETLQEPVIVRTTTRINHSTGPVLLGEIIPPKTKGNFVKDPFHLVTVPAVSRNLHVRLLKRLDQAEVLSCESKYNFIHGKGPWGIVVNGVSYNYVADAVRDLGIEDQTRIFRVGFSHPMPGEKLKAFLQGCEKVLVVEEGEPYMEETIRALAQEAGLILPIGGKAPQLFSRLFEYDPAMVREKIAAWFDVALEPAVPLDLSDVPEIPQRPPNLCAGCSHRATFYAVNKATEGMATVKPNDIGCYTLGFMPPLSAGDFLICMGSSVGTGCGFSQVLDDKVISYIGDSTFFHSGIPGLINAVFNNHDMTLVILDNHTTAMTGHQPHPGVDMSNLGQEGYGRVSIESLVKGIGVPHVSVIRPYNVKKSVAALKEAIAFEGVSVVIAQQDCVLQARSLKKETGRPFRVDPQKCANHRNCINDLACPAFYMENDRVCIDASICTGCSVCAQVCPENAIVPVKEKK
- a CDS encoding phosphoenolpyruvate carboxykinase (ATP), with translation MAIETLNQMIATHPEVLRNLKRAQITRYAVDQREGLVLPCGALSTWTPPESTGRSPKDTVIVRYPELEEHIDWTSPNNLSIDPETFHRLWIDALTVLWKKPRVYVTDRVIGADPQYAMPVQTVTDFALTSLFTMNMFRPVPSKIDKSLFADKPFTLLVAPYDKIDTSRYEGRLRKREDGTTSDMIIAMDFKNRLGLVYGSAYCGSAKKLMFTAMNYYLPHENILPLHCSANEDHQGNVSLFLGLSGTGKTTLSADKNRSLIGDDEHGWDENGIANFEHGCYAKLIDLEPEKEPEIYKAVFSHREIEENGVIIENCMTYPNGTVDQFDARLTQNSRVSYPLRYLSNVKIKGTGRHPSTIIFLTADANGVLPPISRLNAEQTMLWFLMGYTSKLAGTETGIKEPQTTFSRFFGQPFMANKPSYYANLLGRKMKQHKTRVFLVNTGWSGGPYGTGSRIDITQTRAMLDAAMEGQLDNVSYTENKRFHLSVPDSCPGVNAEILHPENTWSDKNAFEQRAEALAREFSDYFDQAYSNADIDPAVRVQCPGK
- a CDS encoding indolepyruvate oxidoreductase subunit beta, whose amino-acid sequence is MDVTRLIIVAVGGQGNLLASRVLGEAARRSQVPVRMSEIHGMAQRGGVVESALVFGDAQSPIISDGEADILVGFEPAESLRALKKCNADTTVIINTAALQPFTAAIGKGVYPDLDDIQRLIASKCARLISLDAAALARKAGNVLSVNMVLLGALSATNLIPLNEQSLKDAIGAVTRQAFAETNLKAFELGRKAATA